One window of the Thunnus albacares chromosome 3, fThuAlb1.1, whole genome shotgun sequence genome contains the following:
- the cnrip1a gene encoding CB1 cannabinoid receptor-interacting protein 1a, with the protein MDDVPPIINISISLRIQPNEGPVFFKVDGTRFGQSRTIKLLTGSKYKIEVVVKPGKVEATTMNIGGIIFPLEQQSKDEESVVYHALYDTEGVPHTKSGDRQPVQVSIEFNKAGTFETVWQAKYYNYYKREHCQFGNKFSSIEYECKPNETRTLMWINKEAFN; encoded by the exons ATGGACGACGTCCCTCCGATCATCAACATCTCCATCTCCCTGCGGATCCAGCCCAACGAGGGGCCCGTGTTCTTCAAGGTGGACGGGACCCGGTTCGGCCAGAGCAGGACCATCAAACTGCTCACAGGCTCCAAATACAAGATCGAGGTGGTGGTGAAGCCCGGAAAGGTGGAGGCCAC CACCATGAACATCGGAGGTATCATCTTCCCTCTGGAGCAGCAGTCCAAGGACGAGGAGTCGGTGGTTTATCACGCTCTGTATGACACCGAGGGCGTCCCGCACACCAAGAGTGGAGACCGGCAGCCAGTCCAGGTCAGCATAGAG TTTAACAAGGCGGGGACCTTTGAGACGGTGTGGCAGGCAAaatactacaactactacaagAGGGAGCATTGCCAGTTCGGCAACAAATTCAGCAGCATCGAGTACGAATGCAAACCCAACGAGACGCGGACCCTCATGTGGATCAACAAGGAGGCGTTCAACTGA
- the LOC122974894 gene encoding F-box only protein 48 isoform X3, with product MQHDPARMSSVFLLCDGTPFLISADDAHPQNFAETLPAEMSVKIFGELDAESLCSASRTCKLWHHIIEESDQLWRRQCQLVRAVCQREVDSDRRDGLSWKVTLVKNYTRSCLKRDWLRGRFSNVTSAEELSGRKMVPLDAETWGEILQAELDR from the exons ATGCAGCATGACCCCGCGAGGATGTCGTCTGTGTTTTTACTCTGCGATGGAACGCCTTTCCTGATATCCGCCGACGACGCTCACCCTCAAAACTTTGCCGAAACTCTGCCGGCGGAAATGAGCGTGAAGATCTTCGGCGAGCTGGACGCCGAGAGCCTGTGCAGCGCCTCGCGCACCTGCAAGCTGTGGCATCATATCATCGAAGAGAGCGACCAGCTGTGGAGGAGGCAGTGTCAGCTGGTCCGAGCCGTCTGTCAGAGAGAGGTGGACAGCGACAGGAGAGACGGCCTGTCCTGGAAG GTCACTTTAGTGAAGAACTACACTCGCAGCTGTTTGAAGAGAGACTGGCTGAGAGGACGATTCAGCAACGTGACATCAGCGGAGGAGCTGAGCGGCAGGAAGATGGTTCCGCTGGACGCCGAGACCTGGGGCGAGATCCTGCAGGCCGAGCTGGACAGATGA
- the LOC122974894 gene encoding F-box only protein 48 isoform X1 → MKPVVSNLFWLLTFLFFPFYGNTGKCISLHISIYGRYIKHKELKMSTKKDVEEDNNKWKLFQTVEAIMQHDPARMSSVFLLCDGTPFLISADDAHPQNFAETLPAEMSVKIFGELDAESLCSASRTCKLWHHIIEESDQLWRRQCQLVRAVCQREVDSDRRDGLSWKVTLVKNYTRSCLKRDWLRGRFSNVTSAEELSGRKMVPLDAETWGEILQAELDR, encoded by the exons atgaaaccagtggtttccaaccttttttggcttttgacttttcttttttttccattttatggaAACACAGGAAAGTGCATATCGTTACACATATCAATATATGGAAGATATATTAAGCATAAAGAGTTAAAGATGAGcacaaaaaaagatgttgaGGAGGATAATAATAAGTGGAA GTTGTTTCAAACTGTTGAAGCTATTATGCAGCATGACCCCGCGAGGATGTCGTCTGTGTTTTTACTCTGCGATGGAACGCCTTTCCTGATATCCGCCGACGACGCTCACCCTCAAAACTTTGCCGAAACTCTGCCGGCGGAAATGAGCGTGAAGATCTTCGGCGAGCTGGACGCCGAGAGCCTGTGCAGCGCCTCGCGCACCTGCAAGCTGTGGCATCATATCATCGAAGAGAGCGACCAGCTGTGGAGGAGGCAGTGTCAGCTGGTCCGAGCCGTCTGTCAGAGAGAGGTGGACAGCGACAGGAGAGACGGCCTGTCCTGGAAG GTCACTTTAGTGAAGAACTACACTCGCAGCTGTTTGAAGAGAGACTGGCTGAGAGGACGATTCAGCAACGTGACATCAGCGGAGGAGCTGAGCGGCAGGAAGATGGTTCCGCTGGACGCCGAGACCTGGGGCGAGATCCTGCAGGCCGAGCTGGACAGATGA
- the LOC122974894 gene encoding F-box only protein 48 isoform X2: MSTKKDVEEDNNKWKLFQTVEAIMQHDPARMSSVFLLCDGTPFLISADDAHPQNFAETLPAEMSVKIFGELDAESLCSASRTCKLWHHIIEESDQLWRRQCQLVRAVCQREVDSDRRDGLSWKVTLVKNYTRSCLKRDWLRGRFSNVTSAEELSGRKMVPLDAETWGEILQAELDR; this comes from the exons ATGAGcacaaaaaaagatgttgaGGAGGATAATAATAAGTGGAA GTTGTTTCAAACTGTTGAAGCTATTATGCAGCATGACCCCGCGAGGATGTCGTCTGTGTTTTTACTCTGCGATGGAACGCCTTTCCTGATATCCGCCGACGACGCTCACCCTCAAAACTTTGCCGAAACTCTGCCGGCGGAAATGAGCGTGAAGATCTTCGGCGAGCTGGACGCCGAGAGCCTGTGCAGCGCCTCGCGCACCTGCAAGCTGTGGCATCATATCATCGAAGAGAGCGACCAGCTGTGGAGGAGGCAGTGTCAGCTGGTCCGAGCCGTCTGTCAGAGAGAGGTGGACAGCGACAGGAGAGACGGCCTGTCCTGGAAG GTCACTTTAGTGAAGAACTACACTCGCAGCTGTTTGAAGAGAGACTGGCTGAGAGGACGATTCAGCAACGTGACATCAGCGGAGGAGCTGAGCGGCAGGAAGATGGTTCCGCTGGACGCCGAGACCTGGGGCGAGATCCTGCAGGCCGAGCTGGACAGATGA